Proteins found in one Subtercola endophyticus genomic segment:
- a CDS encoding helix-turn-helix domain-containing protein, whose translation MNYSDEGSGKRTPDQDPNSVVSGDATGWLTSAEAAELYGCSARAIQKACAAGRLSARKTGHDWWIARTDFDDYRFRRSEHDRHDGDRGAREARGEGSGRG comes from the coding sequence ATGAACTATTCGGATGAGGGTTCGGGTAAACGAACCCCTGATCAGGACCCGAATAGTGTCGTTAGTGGTGATGCAACGGGATGGTTGACCTCCGCGGAAGCTGCCGAGTTGTACGGGTGTTCGGCTCGTGCGATTCAGAAAGCTTGCGCGGCGGGTCGACTGTCCGCCCGGAAGACGGGTCACGACTGGTGGATTGCACGCACCGATTTCGATGACTACCGATTCCGGAGAAGCGAACATGACCGACACGATGGTGACCGCGGAGCACGTGAAGCTCGCGGAGAGGGAAGCGGCCGAGGCTGA
- a CDS encoding DUF7426 family protein has product MTKLTDSVAEEFGGDIPPRPSAAEDAVKVVNTLVDLAEIMDPLMSFPLNGKVYTPPPILIETGAKLNALIRGDDGHDESVEALWRLLLGPVWDEMVADGVSAKSAERASRSRPSLTTNTVDKWPRRRGKQAPIR; this is encoded by the coding sequence ATGACCAAGTTGACCGACAGCGTTGCCGAAGAATTCGGCGGAGACATCCCGCCCAGGCCGTCAGCAGCCGAGGATGCCGTGAAGGTCGTCAATACCCTGGTAGATCTTGCCGAGATCATGGACCCGCTGATGTCGTTCCCTCTCAACGGCAAGGTGTACACCCCGCCTCCGATTCTCATCGAAACGGGCGCGAAACTGAACGCCCTCATTCGGGGCGACGACGGCCACGACGAATCAGTGGAAGCGTTGTGGCGGCTTCTGCTCGGCCCGGTGTGGGACGAAATGGTCGCGGATGGGGTTTCGGCCAAGTCAGCCGAACGCGCGTCGCGCTCACGGCCCTCGCTGACTACCAATACGGTCGACAAATGGCCGAGGCGACGTGGGAAGCAGGCGCCGATCCGGTAA